One part of the Arabidopsis thaliana chromosome 1 sequence genome encodes these proteins:
- the CDKD1;1 gene encoding cyclin-dependent kinase D1;1 (cyclin-dependent kinase D1;1 (CDKD1;1); FUNCTIONS IN: protein serine/threonine kinase activity, protein kinase activity, kinase activity, ATP binding; INVOLVED IN: cell differentiation, regulation of cell cycle; LOCATED IN: nucleus; EXPRESSED IN: shoot apex, embryo, root, flower, seed; EXPRESSED DURING: F mature embryo stage, petal differentiation and expansion stage, E expanded cotyledon stage, D bilateral stage; CONTAINS InterPro DOMAIN/s: Protein kinase, ATP binding site (InterPro:IPR017441), Protein kinase, catalytic domain (InterPro:IPR000719), Serine/threonine-protein kinase domain (InterPro:IPR002290), Serine/threonine-protein kinase-like domain (InterPro:IPR017442), Protein kinase-like domain (InterPro:IPR011009), Serine/threonine-protein kinase, active site (InterPro:IPR008271); BEST Arabidopsis thaliana protein match is: cyclin-dependent kinase D1;3 (TAIR:AT1G18040.1); Has 124523 Blast hits to 123026 proteins in 4314 species: Archae - 100; Bacteria - 13897; Metazoa - 46445; Fungi - 12747; Plants - 30524; Viruses - 425; Other Eukaryotes - 20385 (source: NCBI BLink).) → MEQPKKVADRYLKREVLGQGTYGVVFKATDTKNGETVAIKKIRLGKEKEGVNVTALREIKLLKELKHPHIIELIDAFPHKENLHIVFEFMETDLEAVIRDRNLYLSPGDVKSYLQMILKGLEYCHGKWVLHRDMKPNNLLIGPNGQLKLADFGLARIFGSPGRKFTHQVFARWYRAPELLFGAKQYDGAVDVWAAGCIFAELLLRRPFLQGNSDIDQLSKIFAAFGTPKADQWPDMICLPDYVEYQFVPAPSLRSLLPTVSEDALDLLSKMFTYDPKSRISIQQALKHRYFTSAPSPTDPLKLPRPVSKQDAKSSDSKLEAIKVLSPAHKFRRVMPDRGKSGNGFKDQSVDVMRQASHDGQAPMSLDFTILAERPPNRPTITSADRSHLKRKLDLEFL, encoded by the exons ATGGAACAGCCGAAGAAAGTTGCTGATAGGTATCTAAAGCGAGAGGTTCTTGGTCAAGGTACTTATGGAGTCGTCTTCAAAGCTACTGATACAAAG AATGGAGAAACTGTAGCGATCAAGAAAATAAGACTTggtaaagagaaagaaggtgTGAATGTAACAGCTCTTAGAGAAATCAAATTACTTAAAGAGCTTAAGCATCCACATATAATTGAGTTGATTGATGCGTTTCCTCACAAGGAGAATTTGCACATCGTGTTTGAGTTCATGGAGACTGATCTCGAAGCAGTTATCCGAGATCGTAATCTCTATCTTTCGCCTGGTGATGTCAAATCTTACCTCCAAATGATATTGAAAGGTCTTGAATATTGCCATGGCAAATGGGTTCTGCACAG AGATATGAAGCCAAACAACTTGTTGATAGGACCCAATGGACAGCTGAAACTTGCAGATTTTGGGTTAGCACGTATATTTGGTAGCCCAGGTCGTAAGTTTACCCACCAG GTGTTTGCTAGATGGTATAGAGCACCTGAACTTTTGTTTGGTGCAAAACAATATGATGGTGCAGTTGATGTTTGGGCTGCTGGCTGCATTTTTGCTGAACTTCTATTACGCAGACCATTTCTTCAG GGAAACAGTGATATTGATCAATTAAGCAAAATCTTTGCTGCCTTTGGGACTCCAAAAGCAGATCAGTGGCCTGACATGATCTGCCTTCCTGATTATGTAGAGTATCAATTTGTCCCTGCTCCTTCTTTACGTTCTTTACTCCCAACGGTTAGTGAGGATGCTTTAGATTTGTTGTCAAAGATGTTCACCTATGACCCCAAGTCTAGAATATCGATTCAGCAGGCTCTAAAACACAG gTACTTCACATCTGCACCTTCACCTACTGACCCTTTAAAGCTCCCAAGACCAGTTTCCAAGCAAGATGCTAAGTCATCTGATAGTAAACTTGAAGCCATTAAAGTGCTGTCACCAGCACATAAGTTTAGAAGAGTGATGCCTGACCGAGGAAAGTCTGGTAATGGTTTCAAGGACCAGAGTGTTGATGTCATGAGACAAGCTAGCCATGATGGACAAGCACCAATGTCTTTAGATTTCACCATCTTAGCTGAGCGGCCACCAAACCGACCAACCATCACCAG TGCAGATAGATCTCATCTGAAGAGGAAACTTGATCTCGAGTTCCTATAG
- a CDS encoding MATE efflux family protein (MATE efflux family protein; FUNCTIONS IN: antiporter activity, drug transmembrane transporter activity, transporter activity; INVOLVED IN: drug transmembrane transport, transmembrane transport; LOCATED IN: membrane; EXPRESSED IN: 8 plant structures; EXPRESSED DURING: 4 anthesis, petal differentiation and expansion stage; CONTAINS InterPro DOMAIN/s: MATE family transporter related protein (InterPro:IPR015521), Multi antimicrobial extrusion protein MatE (InterPro:IPR002528); BEST Arabidopsis thaliana protein match is: MATE efflux family protein (TAIR:AT5G52450.1); Has 10814 Blast hits to 10714 proteins in 1986 species: Archae - 254; Bacteria - 7697; Metazoa - 157; Fungi - 330; Plants - 1356; Viruses - 0; Other Eukaryotes - 1020 (source: NCBI BLink).) — protein MEDGVTPPLLITEKDTTMIRVKEEVKKQLWLSAPLIGVSLLQYSLQVISVMFVGHLGSLPLSAASIATSFASVTGFTFLLGTASALETLCGQAYGAKLYGKLGIQMQRAMFVLLILSVPLSIIWANTEQILVLVHQDKSIASVAGSYAKYMIPSLFAYGLLQCINRFLQAQNNVFPVFVCSGITTCLHLLLCWLFVLKTGLGYRGAALAISVSYWFNVILLSCYVKFSPSCSHSWTGFSKEAFQELYDFSKIAFPSAVMVCLELWSFELLVLASGLLPNPVLETSVLSICLNTSLTIWQISVGLGGAASIRVSNELGAGNPQVAKLAVYVIVGIAVAEGIVVVTVLLSIRKILGHAFSSDPKIIAYAASMIPIVACGNFLDGLQCVLSGVARGCGWQKIGACVNLGSYYLVGVPLGLLLGFHFHIGGRGLWLGIVTALSVQVLCLSLVTIFTNWDKEAKKATNRVGSSDDKDGDVQ, from the exons atggaagatggTGTGACGCCTCCGCTTCTGATCACAGAGAAAGACACGACGATGATTCGTGTGAAGGAGGAGGTGAAGAAGCAGCTATGGCTTTCTGCTCCACTCATTGGTGTTAGCCTTCTTCAATACTCTCTCCAAGTCATCTCCGTCATGTTCGTTGGCCATCTTggctctcttcctctctctgcCGCCTCTATCGCCACCTCCTTTGCCTCCGTTACCGGCTTCACCTTCCTC TTGGGAACAGCAAGTGCATTGGAGACACTATGTGGCCAAGCTTACGGAGCAAAACTATATGGAAAATTGGGAATTCAAATGCAGAGAGCAATGTTTGTACTTCTTATACTCTCTGTTCCTCTCTCAATCATTTGGGCTAACACAGAACAGATTCTCGTATTGGTCCATCAAGACAAGTCCATTGCAAGTGTTGCTGGCTCCTACGCTAAATACATGATCCCGAGCCTCTTCGCCTACGGACTGCTTCAATGTATCAACAGGTTCTTGCAAGCGCAGAACAATGTGTTCCCTGTCTTTGTCTGCTCTGGTATCACTACATGTCTTCATTTGCTTCTCTGTTGGTTGTTTGTGTTGAAGACTGGTTTAGGATACAGAGGAGCTGCTCTTGCTATTTCGGTCTCTTACTGGTTCAACGTCATTCTCCTCTCGTGTTATGTCAAGTTTTCGCCTTCTTGCTCGCATAGTTGGACCGGGTTTTCGAAAGAGGCTTTTCAAGAACTTTATGATTTCTCTAAAATTGCTTTTCCTTCAGCGGTCATGGTCTG TTTGGAGCTTTGGTCCTTCGAGCTTCTGGTTCTTGCCTCAGGCCTTCTTCCTAACCCGGTTTTAGAAACTTCGGTGCTTTCAATCTG TCTAAATACTTCCCTAACAATCTGGCAGATTTCGGTTGGTCTTGGTGGCGCTGCAAG CATAAGGGTCTCAAACGAGTTAGGAGCAGGGAATCCACAAGTGGCAAAACTGGCTGTATATGTCATTGTAGGCATAGCAGTAGCCGAGGGAATTGTGGTTGTAACAGTTTTGTTGTCGATTCGGAAGATCTTAGGTCATGCTTTTAGCAGCGACCCGAAAATCATCGCATATGCCGCATCAATGATACCGATTGTTGCATGTGGAAACTTCCTTGATGGCTTACAATGCGTACTCTCAG GGGTTGCTAGAGGATGTGGATGGCAGAAAATTGGAGCATGTGTGAATCTTGGATCATATTATCTTGTTGGAGTTCCATTAGGATTGTTACTTGGTTTCCATTTCCACATTGGTGGTCGG GGGCTTTGGCTGGGAATCGTAACAGCATTGTCTGTTCAAGTGTTGTGTCTTTCCTTAGTCACTATATTCACAAACTGGGATAAAGAG GCAAAGAAAGCTACGAACAGAGTCGGATCTTCAGATGACAAAGATGGTGACGTCCAATGA
- a CDS encoding Pentatricopeptide repeat (PPR) superfamily protein (Pentatricopeptide repeat (PPR) superfamily protein; CONTAINS InterPro DOMAIN/s: Pentatricopeptide repeat (InterPro:IPR002885); BEST Arabidopsis thaliana protein match is: Tetratricopeptide repeat (TPR)-like superfamily protein (TAIR:AT3G23020.1); Has 67480 Blast hits to 15556 proteins in 325 species: Archae - 2; Bacteria - 89; Metazoa - 1013; Fungi - 877; Plants - 63572; Viruses - 0; Other Eukaryotes - 1927 (source: NCBI BLink).) — translation MLQPSPPHYSSSRDVRHHHHHHHHHHHLALSSKARVFPLSLPCNFSSRVSFKLQLHCAASSSSSVSPPRCSKPNPSSRKRKYGGVIPSILRSLDSSTDIETTLASLCLNLSPKEQTVLLKEQTRWERVLRVFRFFQSHQSYVPNVIHYNIVLRALGRAGKWDELRLCWIEMAHNGVLPTNNTYGMLVDVYGKAGLVKEALLWIKHMGQRMHFPDEVTMATVVRVFKNSGEFDRADRFFKGWCAGKVDLDLDSIDDFPKNGSAQSPVNLKQFLSMELFKVGARNPIEKSLHFASGSDSSPRKPRLTSTFNTLIDLYGKAGRLNDAANLFSEMLKSGVPIDTVTFNTMIHTCGTHGHLSEAESLLKKMEEKGISPDTKTYNILLSLHADAGDIEAALEYYRKIRKVGLFPDTVTHRAVLHILCQRKMVAEVEAVIAEMDRNSIRIDEHSVPVIMQMYVNEGLVVQAKALFERFQLDCVLSSTTLAAVIDVYAEKGLWVEAETVFYGKRNMSGQRNDVLEYNVMIKAYGKAKLHEKALSLFKGMKNQGTWPDECTYNSLFQMLAGVDLVDEAQRILAEMLDSGCKPGCKTYAAMIASYVRLGLLSDAVDLYEAMEKTGVKPNEVVYGSLINGFAESGMVEEAIQYFRMMEEHGVQSNHIVLTSLIKAYSKVGCLEEARRVYDKMKDSEGGPDVAASNSMLSLCADLGIVSEAESIFNALREKGTCDVISFATMMYLYKGMGMLDEAIEVAEEMRESGLLSDCTSFNQVMACYAADGQLSECCELFHEMLVERKLLLDWGTFKTLFTLLKKGGVPSEAVSQLQTAYNEAKPLATPAITATLFSAMGLYAYALESCQELTSGEIPREHFAYNAVIYTYSASGDIDMALKAYMRMQEKGLEPDIVTQAYLVGIYGKAGMVEGVKRVHSRLTFGELEPSQSLFKAVRDAYVSANRQDLADVVKKEMSIAFEAERECSSRSGEEEEDDEEENSEEDEAF, via the coding sequence ATGCTTCAGCCAAGTCCTCCTCACTACTCTTCCTCTAGAGATGTcagacatcatcatcatcatcatcatcatcatcatcatctagcTCTGAGTTCTAAAGCTAGGGTTTTTCCACTTTCACTTCCCTGTAACTTCTCCTCTAGGGTTTCTTTTAAGCTTCAACTTCACTGCGccgcttcttcctcttcttcagtttctccACCTCGATGCTCTAAACCTAACCCAAGCTCTCGAAAACGCAAATATGGCGGCGTAATCCCTTCCATTTTGCGTTCTCTTGACTCTTCCACTGATATTGAAACAACTCTAGCTTCTCTTTGTCTCAATTTAAGCCCTAAAGAACAAACTGTTCTTCTTAAAGAGCAGACTCGTTGGGAAAGAGTTCTTCGTGTGTTTCGATTTTTCCAGTCTCACCAAAGTTATGTTCCTAATGTGATTCATTACAACATTGTGTTAAGAGCTTTAGGGAGAGCGGGGAAATGGGATGAATTGAGGCTTTGTTGGATTGAGATGGCTCATAATGGTGTTTTGCCTACTAACAATACTTATGGTATGCTTGTTGATGTTTATGGTAAAGCTGGTCTTGTTAAGGAAGCTCTTCTTTGGATTAAGCATATGGGACAGAGAATGCATTTCCCTGATGAAGTCACTATGGCTACTGTTGTTAGAGTTTTCAAGAACTCCGGTGAGTTTGATCGTGCTGATAGGTTCTTTAAAGGTTGGTGCGCTGGAAAAGTTGATCTTGATTTGGATTCTATTGATGATTTTCCTAAGAATGGTTCAGCTCAATCTCCTGTGAACTTGAAGCAGTTCTTGTCGATGGAGCTTTTTAAGGTTGGTGCAAGGAATCCTATTGAGAAAAGTCTGCATTTTGCATCTGGTTCAGACTCTTCTCCGAGGAAGCCAAGGTTAACTTCCACCTTCAACACTCTGATTGATTTGTATGGAAAGGCAGGTCGTTTAAACGATGCTGCTAATCTCTTCTCGGAGATGTTGAAATCTGGAGTACCTATAGATACTGTAACGTTTAACACGATGATACATACTTGTGGAACTCATGGGCATTTGTCAGAGGCTGAATccttgttgaagaagatggaagagaAAGGGATATCCCCTGATACTAAGACATATAATATCCTTTTGTCTCTTCATGCTGATGCTGGGGACATTGAGGCAGCTCTTGAGTACTATAGGAAAATTAGGAAAGTAGGACTTTTTCCTGATACTGTAACTCATCGAGCTGTTCTTCATATCTTGTGTCAGCGGAAAATGGTTGCAGAAGTTGAAGCTGTGATAGCTGAGATGGACAGAAATAGCATTCGCATTGATGAGCACTCTGTTCCTGTTATTATGCAGATGTATGTCAATGAAGGTTTAGTCGTACAGGCAAAAGCTCTGTTTGAGAGGTTCCAGTTGGATTGTGTGCTTTCGTCAACGACACTTGCAGCAGTTATTGATGTCTATGCTGAAAAGGGACTGTGGGTTGAAGCGGAGACTGTGTTCTATGGGAAAAGAAACATGTCAGGCCAGAGGAATGATGTTTTGGAGTACAATGTCATGATCAAGGCTTATGGTAAGGCCAAACTTCATGAGAAAGcactttctctcttcaaaGGGATGAAGAACCAAGGGACTTGGCCTGATGAGTGCACTTACAATTCCCTATTCCAGATGCTTGCTGGGGTTGATTTAGTGGACGAAGCCCAGCGGATCTTGGCTGAAATGCTGGATTCGGGCTGTAAACCTGGATGCAAGACCTATGCTGCTATGATAGCTAGCTATGTGCGGCTTGGCCTGTTGTCTGATGCAGTTGACCTGTACGAGGCAATGGAAAAAACAGGGGTGAAACCGAATGAAGTTGTTTATGGTTCCTTAATTAATGGGTTTGCTGAGAGTGGAATGGTCGAAGAAGCGATTCAATACTTTAGAATGATGGAAGAACATGGCGTTCAGTCCAATCATATCGTTCTGACTTCCCTTATCAAGGCTTATAGCAAAGTGGGGTGTCTTGAAGAAGCTAGGAGAGTGTATGACAAAATGAAGGATTCAGAAGGTGGCCCAGATGTTGCTGCATCAAACAGCATGCTAAGTCTGTGTGCAGATCTTGGCATAGTTTCTGAAGCAGAATCCATTTTCAATGCTCTCAGAGAAAAAGGCACATGTGATGTTATTTCGTTTGCAACAATGATGTACTTGTACAAGGGCATGGGCATGCTCGACGAGGCTATTGAAGTGGCTGAAGAAATGAGAGAGTCTGGTCTACTAAGTGACTGCACTTCATTTAATCAGGTTATGGCTTGCTACGCTGCTGATGGGCAGTTAAGTGAATGCTGTGAACTGTTTCATGAGATGTTAGTTGAAAGAAAGCTCTTGCTGGATTGGGGAACATTTAAAACGCTCTTCACGCTCTTGAAGAAAGGTGGGGTGCCAAGTGAAGCTGTGTCGCAGCTACAAACCGCATACAATGAAGCTAAACCACTGGCAACACCAGCAATCACTGCAACTCTGTTCTCAGCCATGGGTTTGTATGCATATGCGCTGGAATCATGCCAAGAGCTCACAAGTGGTGAAATTCCTCGCGAGCATTTTGCATACAACGCAGTGATATACACTTATAGTGCATCAGGAGACATTGACATGGCCCTAAAGGCATACATGAGAATGCAGGAAAAAGGTCTAGAACCAGATATTGTCACGCAAGCCTACCTTGTTGGGATATACGGGAAAGCGGGAATGGTGGAAGGTGTGAAGAGGGTACATAGCCGGCTGACGTTTGGGGAGCTTGAACCAAGCCAATCGTTGTTTAAAGCAGTTAGAGATGCTTATGTGAGTGCAAACAGACAGGACTTGGCTGATGtggtgaagaaagagatgagcATTGCTTTTGAAGCTGAAAGGGAGTGTAGTTCAAgatctggagaagaagaagaagacgatgaagaggAAAATTCTGAAGAAGACGAGGCATTTTGA